CACTTCTTGTCTAGAAAAAGCTTtagtttcaattaaaaaaaaaaagaacaagccGTTTCACAATATCGCCAGCTGAACATTGATATAGTTTTATAGTTCATGGAAACCAACCAAACGTCGAAGATGCCAAGACAAAACGGGCACCTTCTTGACGCAAGCTCATCACAGCAGTGGTACACGCATACGGTCTAAAATTATCATATACGACTGAGCAACCTGTCGTTTTTTTACTACTAAACAAAAAAGTAGAAAAATCTCAGTCCATTCATAGTCTCACTCACATACCTTCTCCCAATCATCCACCACTTCTTCGCTTGAGCCTTCCACCGGTTGTTTACCTGCAGCTTTTGAACTGCTGCTCCCTTCTGTCCGAACCAGTGGCTGCAAACCGGACGTGTTGGGCGTCTCTGGCTCCAGTACACTCCAACGGTTAACTGAGGTAACCACTGGATTGTTGCTCGTTGCTGATCTCCACGCAGCGGCTTGAATATCTGTAGATGATCCTCCAATGGGGGAATCTTCAGCTCCCCAGTTCTCATCACTCTCCTGAATCACTGCTTTCTTCCATGGATTTGCTTTCTGTACATCCCAGGATGAGCTGCTAGGTAGTTTTCCCCATGCATTACCACCGAGTGATGGAGATTGCTGACCGTTCTGGACGACCACTGCTCCATGGTATACAGAACCGTGGTCCAGCCTCCTCATGGCAGTGGCGGCTCGGGCATGGTCGTGGAACACGGCCAAAGCGTTCTTGTCATTCAGCCAAACAAGCTCACATTCACCTCCAAATCTCAGCACCAAAGCGCTGATATTCGCCTCCCTCGGGAGATCCAGTAATGACACCACCAGCCTAGGATCCATATCCACCAGCGGATCAAAGGACGGTGGGTGAGGCCCGCCTAGCGAGACAGCGCCACCCCTAGCTCCAATGATTCGTGTTGGCGGTTTTGACTTTTGTGTTACGTGGACCACTGTAAACCGTTTTGGCTCCCACCCTGCATTGCTAACCGCAAGTTTCCATCTCTCAGCTAGAAGTCTAACCGTGTCTCGTTTATCCTTTTGCATCGGGCAGAATACATGGACCTTAAGGGTGCTTGTGCTTCCTCTAGCCTTCCCAAGTACCAGGTACTTGAAGCGCTCTTCAACAGCCAGTACCCACTTAGGATCACGCCTATAGATGTCCGAAATAATCTCTGTCATAGCAGCATTCTCGCTAAAATGTAAAGAGTCCAGATTTGGGGGAGTGATATCAAACGCGTCTTGAAGAACACGCTTACGCTCCAGTTTAGCACACTCATCATCACACGAAAGCTTTCGCTGCCCGAGAGGGATTCGGCTTCCATTCGACTCAACAGGCTGAAGCGAAGTTGGAAGCTTCTGCAAAACAGAGGCTTCATAGATAGAATCAACACTAAGATTGCTGGTACTTCCTCCTCCCGCATCGCAAGGAACAGTAGCGGTTATGCGACCACACGAACATGTTATTGTGACTGGAAATTCACATCTTGTGTCAGGGCAAGGCTGCGAAGGATGGCAAAGAGCTGCACAAGTGTGCCTGCAATCTCTTCTAGGAGCACTACAAGTCTGTCCACATGTAACACGCAGAGCTGCTTCAGATTCATTGTAAGTGTCACATGCCTCCGGGTGGCAAGTTCTGGCACAAGCATGCATGCCACAACGCCTCGTCTTTCCACAAATCTTGTTACATCTGATGTCTTTCAGCCCACAAGGTATGTTTCTCAGAACCACGTGACCACCAACGCATTTCTTTTCCACTGGGGCAGAACAAGGAGGGCAATCTCCAAAATGGCATCCATGCGTAGCAGAATGGCCACAAGGCTGAGGAATGGAGCATGGAAGCTGGCAGCTAGGAACAGGCGTCCCGCATGGTAGTGGTGGAGGAATCGAAGTATTTCCACACGCACATGTTAGATCAGTGAATATCATCTCGAGGCAAGGAGGGCAATGGCCACTATGGCACAAAGATTCACAGGAATGCTGCCCGCACCTTAGCTTCTTCCCACAAGGTAATTGGCATACGTGTTCGTCCCAATCACCGGATAGATCATTCTTCTTCGCGTTCAAGAGAGGGCAGCAACGCTCACTACATCTATGTCTCCCACAATTCTTCTTACGCCCACATGGTTTAGAACACACAAACTTATCCGTCTCTGAAGAAGTTGTTATGTAGCATTCCACAGTCCTGGATGTCGAACCACACCGGCATTTCTGGTTGACTTGCACTAAACAAGGAGGGCAATCACCTGAATGGCACAACTCGTTGCAAGTATGTAATCCACAAGGAAGAAGCTTACTGCATAGGTTTGAGCAAGAAGGAATTGGGTCCAAGCAACTCTGCCTGGTCTGTTCTTCTAGACGCGTTTTCCCACAATAGCACGTCTTAACTCTACTGGGCAGTAAGTCACAGTCTCCGCAAGGTCCAGGGTGGCAAACCTCGGAACAGAAATGATTACCACATCCAAGCGGCTTCCCACAGTTCAAATTGCACGAATACACACCATCTTCTACTTTTAACTCTCCCTTCACATTCATATCTCCGCAAATCACAGTCTCCACTTTTTTCTTGCAGAAACATGTGGCATTTACTAGTACCTGACAAGGATCACAAGGGCCAACATGACATGTCTTTTCACACTGATGACGCCCACAGTTGAGAAGCTTCTCGCAACGCTGCCCACAAACAAGAAGAGATCTCCGCTCCGAGCATCTAGTATGAACCGTCTTTTTACCACAAGGGCAACTACGAGGCGGAGCAAACGCCTTACAAGGAGGACATGGACCAGGATGACACTGCAACACACAGATATGAGGACAAAGATCCTCACTGGTGGTCGTCTCAGCTGCTGCTGCAAACTCTTTCTCCAGCGGCTTCCCACATGGCTCTCCGCATGAGTGTGGTGTCAGATATGGATCAGAGGGTGGATCTTTCCTCTTCCCACAAAAGCACCGATAGCATATCTCTTTTGGCGACGTCAACTGCACAGATTGGCAACCTGGACACCTCCAATTATCACCTTGGTTTTTCTCAGCCAACAAATCAATAGAAGTTGGTGCTCGAGCCCATTTCTTGATACAATGCATATGGAAGATAGAGTAACAGCTGGAGCAAGACCATATATTCGCAGCCCTCCCAACCTTGTCGTAACAAATCATACACTCAATAGAACTCTTCACCAGCTTCTCTTGTATCTCTTGAACAAGCTGAGGCAAGTTCGGGTCTGTCAACGCAATGTTATCCTCCTTAGCTACCCTTTTCCCCTGATACACAGGCCTGGTCCTAGACCCAACTCGTTGACGATTATCATCAGGCAGAGTTGCTCCCGGAGCAATATTGTTTCTTCTCTGTCGATTAGGTGGAGGTGGAGTAGCAGCAACATTATTGTTCCTTTGGTGCTGATTATAAGACGGACGAACAGAACCGTTATGCTGCCTTTGTGGATAAACAGGACGTGATGCAGCACCAAGGCCAACAGTTTCTGAAACTCCGGCTGTATTATTAGCAGAAGGATGGGAAGGCTCATTTACAACCGCCACCGGGGTAGAAGCACCTCTAGGCACCCATGTTTGCTGAGAACTCTGATGACGCCTATCTCTCCTGACTTGAGAGCTCATGTTCTTCTCTGACTCCACAAATACAGAACCAGATCCTTCACGCGTCGTCACTATGGGTTCACAAAACGCTTCTGTACAGCCAAATGAGAAATATATTCAGATTGTAGAAAATTGGCATCTTCCAAACATTGATGGCTCAAAGTAATCTTTCACATTACAcctaaataattcaaaaaaatgccACAAATAAATCTAATAACACATCTACAACAATACAATTTAAATCCCTACATCGGGTTATCAAGATCCTGAGCTATATTGCTCCTTCTTCAAAATCTCCATAATACAGTTCCCTACTTTATATCATATATCTATGAAATTTTAAGAGCTAACAACACATAATCTTGCTTGAATCGAAGAAGGAAACAACAAATCGCAACCAAAACAAAATTgggggaaaaaaaaattggtaccTGCCGAAAAAGTTACGGAAGGGAAAAGAATAGAACAATCTGCGGAATCAATGAGAGGTGTTCGTCGCTCGATTTCtccgggagagagagagagagtgacgGCGAAAATGGAAAGAACGATGGAGGAGAAGATATTTATAGAGAGTGAAAGTGAGAGACCGCCTTGCTTTGCTGCAGCCAAAGGAATTTTTagggagaaagagagagagagagacgggcacggctctttttttttttttttttctattctgCTTGACGACCACTCGTGGACCGACTCATTTCAGTGGGCCTTAAATGGGCTTATATTGCTGACTTAACCGACCTTAACCGGTCtaatccgtaaaaatcagctTATAGTTTTGTATCCGATAAAATCGCCTCTAATCgctcaatataaaaaataaattatatggaATATTAACATATATGGAATTATACAATATGGAAAAAGAATGAGCCGGCTCACAAAttcccatatatatatacacttccctttcgcttatattcatattcTTAATGTGTGTCTGTCTTTCTTTACCTCTTTCTTTTCCTGAACAGAGAAAGTTATTCATACTAACATGTATAATTAGGTTGGTTACTTACTGTTTACAccatatattttaattgttttttttaataatgcaaCTGGGGTTGCTATAGAATATTTAGGGTTTTGAAGATTTAgaggttttagttttttttctttccaagttTGGTTGATTGGCTAATAGAGATATTCTATTTGTCTATCTGTATTAGCCACCGATGGAACCCTGCGCGATATGTAAAGAGAAGAGGCAAAAGTGCACAAAAAAGTGTGTGCTAACACCCTACTTGCCGGCTAACAAACCTGAGAAATACGCTTTCTTAGTTTATGTGTTTGGCATAAAAAATCTGGTTAGAATTATCAATGAGATTGATCCTAGCCAGAGGCAAGCTTGCGTGGACTCGCTATGTTTCGAGGCAGAAGCACGTATCCGGGACCCAGTTTATGGGTGCGTTGGTATAATTCGCGGCCTCCAACGTCGTCTTCAACACCTTCAACTCAGTTTGAATATCTCTAAAAGAGAATTAGCCATGATAAAACATGGACAAATCCATCAGCACCTAAGTGTAAGATCACGTCTTTGAGGGCATCTAAGTCATGCTTTTATTTTTAGTATGGAATttgctttttttgtttagtaTGGATTTGGATTACAAGATCAAGtctttgttagttttttttcttaataatctCATCATTACTATTTTTGCCGTCTCCATGGAGATAAGGTTAAAACTCATCTCTCTTTCGTTTTGATTATAATGTCCTGAGTAATATGAACATCTTGATATGAGAAGATCGGGCCAAAACAGTGATGGCACTATTTGAACATCTCTTCGTAAGCTTTTACTTAGATAGCACGCCACTAAGTTCATATATTATCCGGTGGCATACTAGCTAGAAGCTGCAAGTTACAAGTATTTGCGGAAGTTTGCATACCAAAAGATTCAACAATTCACATAATGAAAGTACGAAACGGTCTAACATTATTTTAAGACGATTAACGCATATATACTTAACCCTTTAAACCTAAGGTTCATTCTTGAATGAAACTTAATAGTATTTCATTGAAAGACAAAAGACGTATTAAACATGCACGTAGTACTGTTCTGTTGAACATTCACTGAATCCCACATGAACATTTCACTATAATATTgtctttaatgaacactaatattttttttgtgaaacttCTAGATACTAGATCAAAATATGTTTACTTGGTGGAATCAATTCTCTTCTTGGATCTACGTACGGAATCGAGAGACCGAACCCCAGCCATCAGTACCAAATTTGCAAGAGTATTTACTCCATATCCATAACATAAGAGACTTCTTCTTGTCCTTGGCGTAACAATCTTGATGATCACCTCGAACATTTCTTCTCATGGAAGAAGAGATGCGAATAGGACTATTCTCTAAACATTTTCTGTAAGCTTCAAAAAAAGGGTCAGCATCTTTCTTTCTAAAACTTGACAAACTGGATCTCGAGTTAGTAGGCGTGAAAGGACACACAACAAGGGGACTATGCAACACTTCCTCACTATAGTCAGCATCAGGGCATGGAGGCGGCGTAAGCTTGCATTGTAGCTGATCACGGCCACTTCTGTTCTTCCTTCTTGAAATTCCAGGTTTTAGCTCCCATGAGAAGGGAACTTTGGCTTTAGAAGTTTGATCGAACTCATGATTGTTTGGACTAAGCATCGTGTATGAAGACTCTTTGCATGTGTTTCATTTGAGATAttggtgtgtgtgtgtatgtatatatattaaaagaacaTTTCGTAAAATTGtatttgatgtatatatattcacctaagttttgattaatatatagttgGAATGATAACATCATTAGGAAGCATTTGGCTACATATAACCTCCTGCTTTatccatatatattaatacgaTCATTTGTCTTGTACGATCTAACGCAATACAATTAAACTGAAATTAAGCATAATGTTTTGCAcatttaaagtattttattgtCAGAATACAAGTTTACTCCTTCATTGACATAGATGCATATGTAGATTGTAGgcatatgtataaatatattaaataggcAAACCATTAATTATGCACAACTATTTCCTAAAGTTGACAACAATTGATTTCTAACATTAGGAAAAAACACATGATGAGTATACAAGTACGTTACGTTACTCAGTTTAGCTGGGCCAATAATAACAGATTAAcagtataaataataataataaaaatgttaaaacgtGAACGGCAGGATTCGAACCTGCGCGGGCAAAGCCCACATGATTTCTAGTCATGCCCGATAACCACTCCGGCACATCCACCTTTTGTTAGAGACGTGTGACAACTTAGTTTTAGATCCTTAATATATTGACTTTTAATTTGTTGAGAACATGGGCAGCATTACATTTACGACGCCAGAACTCGGAAATAACGCAAACTCCTAAAATATTTAAGCACTAGATAGTAATCCGCGCAAAAGATAAGATGTCTATATTAatgttgaaattatatattatgattatgtaTAACATAAGGTATACTTACTTAGATAGAGCTAAAGGTATGATTGTTATTAGAGGCGAAGCCATAGACTTTTTATAATGAGTtcactaatattaaaatttaatattaaaagtttgtAAGTTTGAGAAGAAcctttgaaaaatatttttttttatattttgcctATCACGTTATAGTAGTTATGGACTTAGGGGTTTAAcacataaaatcaaaaaaggtggatcaataacatattataatcaaaacaatagttgtgtgaaagaaaaaaaaagtatagctcttttaaattcagaaaacatagttgcataataaaataaattgaaggTTATTTGACCCTCTAAATTGTAAAGGTTGTTCCCGATGCGACCAGCACGTGAGACTTGCTGGTGGTTTGTTCCTAGAAGTTTCTTCTCATATTCAAGGTCGTCTAATGCAGAGCTCTCACGGCGGTGAAGGTGGTGACACTTGCATGCTTATATTTCTTGCTCTAGAAGACTAATACACTAAGCCGAGACGATTTACAGTGATTCAGTCTCCTCGAAACAGAGATTACCTCATCTAGCAGTAACAAAACCGAGTACAACACATTTATctagaaataaatttttaacgTTCTCTTTCAGCAATGAGAGACGATTCTCAAGAACGTGAGTGCTCTGCTAAATGCATGAAAGTAGGTATGGAGAAAAGGGTTCTTTCATTAACACTTGGCATCGTACTAAAGTTTCATCGCTTTGTCGTCTTTACGGATCTGTCGACTTAAAGGCGATAGATCAGATGGATTACCGTTTTTAACATAAACGTGTAGAGGAATAATGAATCTTTATTGATGCTATGATTATATTGAGAGGATTGATAAATCAACTAATCGAACTTAAAGCTGAAGGTTTATCACATAAAAGTGTTCGTCGAGAAAAGTATAGATGATATAAAGTTCTTTTAAAGGAATGTTAGTATGAACGCATTAAATACACAGTTTTGGTGAGAAACGTTCTCTGCGTGACACCTAAgcattttactaaataaaagctTCTCGTGAAGCCACGTCATCACATCACATTCCTTGCTAATAAACTTTTAAGGTAAGTTTTAAAAATGCTTGttctttaatatataggggataactATGGTTAACACATGTTGTCAAAAAAGATCAAAAACCATATATTATGTGAAAATGAACATATGAAAAGTCACTGCATTATGCCGAAGAATCCTCttcatgaaaattaaattatacaaaattgTAATATGAACTTAATGCATATTATTTCATAAGCAAACATCCGTTATTTCtctattttgtttgtttatctcAAGAAACCCAACAAAGAGTGAACATATCACCCTTGGAGAGTTCCCAAAAGAAACAACATgaaagacaacaacaacaaaaagaacaCATACttgagaagaaacaaaaccaaTATATATGTCATGGATCGAGAAGTAGAGAGACACTATAGTGATTCTTCAATGGTCAAAATTGAAACTGTTTAAGCAGCATCGACTTTGTCCTTAGCGGCATTATCTCCTCCTTCGAGCTGGCTCAAGTTTCCTTTCTCCTTGATAAGCTGAATATGATGATGCTTGCAATAAAGCTTCCCCTCGTGAGCTATGTAGTTCGAAGGACTTATCGTGCAGCCTCCATGTGTGCACTTGAAACAGCTCCTGTGGTACAATGTTCCATTCACCGACACCTTCATAAACAAGAAGTCAATAGATATAGAACAATATAGCAATTATCAAAGAACCTAATGTTTAAGTTTATCATTATTTGGATGGTTGGTTACCTTCTCAATTGGATAGACAGTTTTGTCACAGCCAACACATTTTTCTCGAGTTCCACCAAACATGTTGGACACTTTGGTCCCAGCAGGTCTCTGTTAGAGATTTTTCAGATCAAATGTTTAAAAGTTCAAGAAACAGATAAAAGAGTTGTCTGAAAATTACCTCTCCCTCCAAAGGCCTGTCTGGTTTTCCAATCTTTGGTGTCCCTATATAATAGCAATCACataaaaaagaatcaaactttTAGATACCCTCCAGAGTTTTCATCTCATTTTCGATCTGTTATTGTTTACCTTCAAAGCTTTTCTCAAGACTTCCAGTTCTCTTGAAGTTTTGATCGAAATGTGGTCTGCAATAGAGAACTCCTTCAAAAGAGTTGTAATTGCTAAGCTGTTTCATcatcaaacaagaacaaaatATCATTTAACCAATCAGATTCATCTTTCACACGGTATCAAAGATCTCAACTTCTACTAGATCTACCACTGTGTTTATCAGAATGTAAGAATAAAAAGAATCCAAGAAAAATCAAACCTTGAGAGTTCCTTTGCAATGGTGACAACGGAAACAAGCTTTGTGGTAGACCCGGTTATCAGCGGTTAACTTGTCGACGAGGTACACGGTTTTGTCACAGGCCATGCATTTCTGAGTTGTTCCTGCGAACGCCATTTCTGTGTTCTTGTAAGAGGATCAGACCaagagttggaagaagaagagatgatgaagatgatagagagaaagagagagtgtcaATTATTGTTGCTTCGTTTTCTCTAAATGGGGACCAGATATATTGAAAACTAACATGTCTCTCTTCTTTTAATTTACCTTTAGAGTAAATTCACTTATAAAAAGTTggttaatttgaaaattttattaatataaactgTGATgaaagaaattcaaaaaatagcTGTGGGAGAAAGTCTTCTTTATTCAAATGCAAAAagaataatttcaattttaaaatttggaaCTTTTCTAATTCAAATTCGAATATTTGGGGGGTTATCTGACAAATCTAGCATGGGTTTTCGTCATTGTCTAATCCAGTAATCAAGATAAACggtgaataaataaaaatgtactATTATTAGGTATAGAAAAAAGAAGTTCAACGgccattttttctcttttaatgatttttgtccAAACTTGAAGTAAACACCAGTCAATATCTTGTCTCCTAGATATTTTCAACATTTTACTTAGTGATTTCAAATCTGTTTTTAGGTAGACATGCAATGGCTTGACAAATGACAATGCTTATAACATTTACACAAATGTTTTCTCAATAGTCAAGACTCTATAAAATGCTTAATACTATACTATTGTTTAAATGCATGTACTGTAAAGATTAATTTTACTCTGGTTAAGCTAAGGAGCACCCAGAAAAAGGGTAAACAAACAACTGGAAAGAATCTCTGTCTGGTTTTCTATAATGATTAAAAGCTGTATTGCTTATGGTGAATTAGTTGGAAATCTGTAAATatactttttatattatatggtgtgtgtgtgtttatgtttcaaaatatctGAGACATGCTTTACCATAAAGGCTTTCTGGCTGAGCTGTAATATTGACATAATTGGTTGTAAGAGAATGAGTGATCATAATGATACCtaacatttttgtttaatcAAACACCAAAccttattttatttgtttatactTAAATGTTACAAACCCTTTCATTCCATACtgttttttagatttttgcCCACCCCCTAGATTTATGGGCCTTCCCT
This region of Brassica napus cultivar Da-Ae chromosome C5, Da-Ae, whole genome shotgun sequence genomic DNA includes:
- the LOC106350560 gene encoding NF-X1-type zinc finger protein NFXL1 encodes the protein MSSQVRRDRRHQSSQQTWVPRGASTPVAVVNEPSHPSANNTAGVSETVGLGAASRPVYPQRQHNGSVRPSYNQHQRNNNVAATPPPPNRQRRNNIAPGATLPDDNRQRVGSRTRPVYQGKRVAKEDNIALTDPNLPQLVQEIQEKLVKSSIECMICYDKVGRAANIWSCSSCYSIFHMHCIKKWARAPTSIDLLAEKNQGDNWRCPGCQSVQLTSPKEICYRCFCGKRKDPPSDPYLTPHSCGEPCGKPLEKEFAAAAETTTSEDLCPHICVLQCHPGPCPPCKAFAPPRSCPCGKKTVHTRCSERRSLLVCGQRCEKLLNCGRHQCEKTCHVGPCDPCQVLVNATCFCKKKVETVICGDMNVKGELKVEDGVYSCNLNCGKPLGCGNHFCSEVCHPGPCGDCDLLPSRVKTCYCGKTRLEEQTRQSCLDPIPSCSNLCSKLLPCGLHTCNELCHSGDCPPCLVQVNQKCRCGSTSRTVECYITTSSETDKFVCSKPCGRKKNCGRHRCSERCCPLLNAKKNDLSGDWDEHVCQLPCGKKLRCGQHSCESLCHSGHCPPCLEMIFTDLTCACGNTSIPPPLPCGTPVPSCQLPCSIPQPCGHSATHGCHFGDCPPCSAPVEKKCVGGHVVLRNIPCGLKDIRCNKICGKTRRCGMHACARTCHPEACDTYNESEAALRVTCGQTCSAPRRDCRHTCAALCHPSQPCPDTRCEFPVTITCSCGRITATVPCDAGGGSTSNLSVDSIYEASVLQKLPTSLQPVESNGSRIPLGQRKLSCDDECAKLERKRVLQDAFDITPPNLDSLHFSENAAMTEIISDIYRRDPKWVLAVEERFKYLVLGKARGSTSTLKVHVFCPMQKDKRDTVRLLAERWKLAVSNAGWEPKRFTVVHVTQKSKPPTRIIGARGGAVSLGGPHPPSFDPLVDMDPRLVVSLLDLPREANISALVLRFGGECELVWLNDKNALAVFHDHARAATAMRRLDHGSVYHGAVVVQNGQQSPSLGGNAWGKLPSSSSWDVQKANPWKKAVIQESDENWGAEDSPIGGSSTDIQAAAWRSATSNNPVVTSVNRWSVLEPETPNTSGLQPLVRTEGSSSSKAAGKQPVEGSSEEVVDDWEKVCE
- the LOC106350553 gene encoding LIM domain-containing protein WLIM1, which produces MAFAGTTQKCMACDKTVYLVDKLTADNRVYHKACFRCHHCKGTLKLSNYNSFEGVLYCRPHFDQNFKRTGSLEKSFEGTPKIGKPDRPLEGERPAGTKVSNMFGGTREKCVGCDKTVYPIEKVSVNGTLYHRSCFKCTHGGCTISPSNYIAHEGKLYCKHHHIQLIKEKGNLSQLEGGDNAAKDKVDAA